In Nitrososphaerota archaeon, the DNA window GCCACATATTCATGCAACAGACAACTGGTTGCTTATGTAGATGGAAGAGTTATTCACATCTAGATATGTTGCGTCTTCGTTCGGGTTTCCTGCAGGAAAAGCTATCGTAGAAGCACCCTATCCTGTCCTTCACAGTTTGCATCGCTTGCTTCATTCACCGTACAATCAGAGACTTCCATACGAACTTTCAACAACCTTTCGAGAGGAGCTAAACCGCTGTATCACATCTAAACAGGCTTGTGATTCCTCTGCACAAAGGGTGAGATCCCCTCGAACAGGCTCTTAGACTCGAACAAACCTTCAAAGACTGAATATACAGCATATACAATGATAAGTATAGGTGTTTTCTCTCTGACCAGCATATAAACCACACATGCATTTGTGAGTGAACGCAGCCCTTAGTAGCATCGTCGGTTCCATAACCCATTAAGAATATATGTTAGGCTAAGCCCGAGGGGTCTGTTGCGAATTGCGATGAGACTCGAAACTTGCTACGCGATCCTCAAAAAACCGAACAAGGGTTGAGGAAATTAAATGGGTTACATAAGGGTTGGGATAATCGCCCTTTTCGTGATCATGCTCAGCGCACCCACTGTCTACGCTCAGGCTGAGCAAAAGTACGTTGGGTCAGATTACTGCAAAAAGTGTCACCCAGCCATGTACGACCTTTGGAAAGCTTCGCCGCATCCCGAAGCTTACAATGTATTGAGAGATTGGAATATTACGCACGGAGGCTTCTCCGTATCTTTTTGTCTCGATTGCCACACAACATCAATCAAAGATGGTGCGACAGGCGTTGGTTGCGAGGTCTGTCATGGACCCAAGGATACAATGACGATAAATGATATGAGTAAGTTTTGCGGAAGGTGCCACATAGAAGTTCAGAAGCAATTCTCTGCAGGGGCTCATGCAGATAAGCTGTCATGCATCCAATGCCATGATCCGC includes these proteins:
- a CDS encoding ammonia-forming cytochrome c nitrite reductase subunit c552; this encodes MGYIRVGIIALFVIMLSAPTVYAQAEQKYVGSDYCKKCHPAMYDLWKASPHPEAYNVLRDWNITHGGFSVSFCLDCHTTSIKDGATGVGCEVCHGPKDTMTINDMSKFCGRCHIEVQKQFSAGAHADKLSCIQCHDPHGTTIKATTSTKLCSSCHTMTYNSYLNGTHHSNEVTCVDCHMKQQTKGSEDVHTPKFNHNFYPTTRLCFQCHNPHTVRSLVNLDREYSASVANLKEKVNNLQYIDYTKDILVGVLLVIVATLAVLMVINRRRS